A window of Acinonyx jubatus isolate Ajub_Pintada_27869175 chromosome B2, VMU_Ajub_asm_v1.0, whole genome shotgun sequence genomic DNA:
GACTTCTTCCAGGTTCTTTTTTGACAGGTCATTTTAGCTTGCCCCTATTCCAAACCAGGTGTGAGCAATTCAGGGCAAGGATATGAGGACTTGCAGCAGGAAGCCATGGTTGACAGTATCTGCTGAGAACTTTTCCCTTCCATTGGTATTTGACATGGAAGAGAACCAGGAGGAGTGCATCTTTGTTGGGTGGCTCTTGTCTATGCCATGCCCCCTCCCCGGTTTCCAACCTTCCCCTACTCTCCCACAATCTGTCCCAGAGCACACACCCCTAGGGGTGGAGGTTCATACGTCCCTCCTCTGGTTGCAGGCCACCTTGACATAGACCTTCACTGAATTGAGGTGCACAGCTACACCCTCATTCAGCTGGAAGGTTGGTTCATAGCCACATGCCAGACCCATGTCGCCGTAGTTGGACTGCCTGTGGCAAGGCAGTGGCTATGTGATATGATGTGGAGCATGGGGAGCTGGGACTCCGACTGGCAGGCTCAAGGTCAGTGTCCTTGGCTGAATTGTAGAGCTGTGCGGCTTCTTGATTTCTTCAGGAATCGCTTGGGTGGCCGGAAATCCAGGTACTCCAGAGAGTCCTTCAAGATAGTGCCCTGGAGCCACAGCCATTTTGGTGGTCTTCAGTCTGGAATTGCAGCAAGGTAGCAGGGAGGTGTGTGGATAGGCACAGCCAGGAAGGCCCGGGTTGGGGTAACACTGCTTAATGTCTCCTTGGGGGTCCTGGAGTGCCCTGGGTCTTAGTTGtgagccctgcctctgtctccacaGACCTTCAGATGCTGCAGTTTGGCTGGAGCTAGGCCCTGACTGAGGACGACCTGGCCATCTCCCCCAGAGTGCCAGGGCCAGGGCCCAGTCTGCCTACGAGGGTGGGCGGGACTGTCTCTCTCAGGCTTTCCCAGGCTTCCCCTACCAATGGGTTGGTTGTCCTAGATTCTATTAGATTTCACTCTGTTAGTAATAAAGGACTGATCTCCCCTTGGCATTTAGGAGGTGAGGGAAAGTTTGGCTTTGGTGAGAAATGGCATTGATAGAAGTTTGAATTTATGACCTAATCTTGTTCCTCTCGGACCTTCTAGGCATATGTCTGAGACACGTCTCCTAAATGTAAGAAAGTGTTCTTCCACTTCCAATAAAGTAAGTGACTCCATGTATAAAGTCTCTGATGTGCtgtctttttcctttggataagCTTATCCGACCCAGGAGGGGCTTTGGGCGGGTCCAGCGCTGAGGTCTTCAGAACCATGATGTGCCGCCTGTTCTGACTCCCAGAGATGTGGCCCAGTACTGGAGAAGGAAACGGAAAAGAGCTCTCCCACAAACTGCTTCTCTCACACGTGAAGCCTGGTCAGGCTCTTCTAGGTTGAATGAAGACAGGGGCTTCCAGAAAAGAAGggaccctggggctcctgggtggctcagtcggttcagcgtctgactttggctcaggtcatgatctcacggattgtgggtttgagccggcattgggctctgggctgacagcttgcttagaacctggagcctgcttcagattctgtgtctcttgctctctcagcccctccccctctcatgctctgtctctcaaaaataaatgttaaaaaaaaataagaaaagaagggaCCCTCCCCAACATTCCCCTGGACTTTAAAAGGTAGactaatgaggggtgcctgggtggctctgtcagttgagtgtccaaccttggctcaggtcatgatctcacggtttgac
This region includes:
- the KHDC1L gene encoding LOW QUALITY PROTEIN: putative KHDC1-like protein (The sequence of the model RefSeq protein was modified relative to this genomic sequence to represent the inferred CDS: substituted 1 base at 1 genomic stop codon); translation: MRTCSRKPWLTVSAENFSLPLVFDMEENQEECIFVGWLLSMPYLHXIEVHSYTLIQLEGWFIATCQTHVAVVGLPVARQWLCDMMWSMGSWDSDWQAQGQCPWLNCRAVRLLDFFRNRLGGRKSRYSRESFKIVPWSHSHFGGLQSGIAAR